The following coding sequences are from one Octopus bimaculoides isolate UCB-OBI-ISO-001 chromosome 3, ASM119413v2, whole genome shotgun sequence window:
- the LOC106872089 gene encoding geranylgeranyl transferase type-2 subunit beta isoform X2 — MSGIYWGLTALSLMDKLDKVDRDEVLEFVKKCQHENGGFSASIGHDPHLLYTLSAVQILTLYGTTDTVKTAKIVEYVKGLQQEDGSFIGDKWGEVDSRFCFCAVATLKLLGKLDAIDVDKTIQFVLSCMNFDGGFGSRPDSESHSGQIYCCVGLLAITGKLHHVNADILGWWLCERQLPSGGLNGRPEKLPDVCYSWWVLSSLKIIGRLHWIDKEKLVRFILACQDDETGGFSDRPGDTVDPFHTLFGLAGLSLLGDKSIKEVNPVFCMPQETIDKLGIRLQLLSL; from the exons ATGAGTGGCATATACTGGGGATTGACTGCTCTTTCATTGATGGATAAACTTGACAAAGTTGATCGAGATGAGGTGTTAGAATTTGTCAAAAAGTGTCAGCATGAAAATGGAGGCTTTTCTGCAAGCATTGGTCACGACCCTCACCTGCTTTACACATTGAGTGCTGTACAG ATCCTTACACTTTATGGTACCACAGACACAGTGAAAACTGCTAAAATTGTAGAGTATGTGAAAGGTTTGCAACAGGAAGATGGCAGCTTTATTGGAGACAAATGGG gTGAAGTAGACTCTCGATTTTGTTTCTGTGCTGTTGCTACATTAAAGTTGTTG GGCAAGCTAGATGCAATTGATGTAGACAAAACAATCCAGTTTGTCCTCAGCTGTATGAACTTTGATGGGGGGTTTGGCAGCCGTCCTGATAGTGAGTCACATTCTGGACAG ATTTACTGCTGTGTTGGGTTATTGGCTATCACAGGTAAACTACACCATGTCAATGCTGATATTTTAGGCTGGTGGTTGTGTGAGAGACAGTTACCTTCTGGTGGACTGAATG GTCGTCCTGAAAAATTGCCTGATGTCTGTTACTCCTGGTGGGTGTTATCTTCGTTAAAGATTATTGGAAGACTGCATtggattgataaa gAAAAATTAGTTCGGTTTATCCTTGCATGTCAGGATGATGAAACTGGTGGTTTTTCTGACAGACCTGGTGATACa GTGGACCCATTCCATACACTGTTTGGTCTTGCTGGACTATCTCTGCTTGGTGATAAGTCTATCAAAGAAGTGAATCCAGTTTTTTGTATGCCCCAGGAGACTATTGACAAGCTTGGCATCAGACTGCAACTTCTCTCACTTTGA
- the LOC106872089 gene encoding geranylgeranyl transferase type-2 subunit beta isoform X1 — protein MVTPVKDVTISEKAQTTLLLQKHSDFIAAYGTKKDDYEYCITEYLRMSGIYWGLTALSLMDKLDKVDRDEVLEFVKKCQHENGGFSASIGHDPHLLYTLSAVQILTLYGTTDTVKTAKIVEYVKGLQQEDGSFIGDKWGEVDSRFCFCAVATLKLLGKLDAIDVDKTIQFVLSCMNFDGGFGSRPDSESHSGQIYCCVGLLAITGKLHHVNADILGWWLCERQLPSGGLNGRPEKLPDVCYSWWVLSSLKIIGRLHWIDKEKLVRFILACQDDETGGFSDRPGDTVDPFHTLFGLAGLSLLGDKSIKEVNPVFCMPQETIDKLGIRLQLLSL, from the exons ATG GTTACTCCAGTAAAAGATGTCACAATCTCAGAAAAGGCACAGACGACTCTTCTTTTGCAGAAACACAGTGACTTTATTGCAGCCTATGGCACAAAAAAAGATGATTAT GAATATTGTATCACAGAGTATCTCCGAATGAGTGGCATATACTGGGGATTGACTGCTCTTTCATTGATGGATAAACTTGACAAAGTTGATCGAGATGAGGTGTTAGAATTTGTCAAAAAGTGTCAGCATGAAAATGGAGGCTTTTCTGCAAGCATTGGTCACGACCCTCACCTGCTTTACACATTGAGTGCTGTACAG ATCCTTACACTTTATGGTACCACAGACACAGTGAAAACTGCTAAAATTGTAGAGTATGTGAAAGGTTTGCAACAGGAAGATGGCAGCTTTATTGGAGACAAATGGG gTGAAGTAGACTCTCGATTTTGTTTCTGTGCTGTTGCTACATTAAAGTTGTTG GGCAAGCTAGATGCAATTGATGTAGACAAAACAATCCAGTTTGTCCTCAGCTGTATGAACTTTGATGGGGGGTTTGGCAGCCGTCCTGATAGTGAGTCACATTCTGGACAG ATTTACTGCTGTGTTGGGTTATTGGCTATCACAGGTAAACTACACCATGTCAATGCTGATATTTTAGGCTGGTGGTTGTGTGAGAGACAGTTACCTTCTGGTGGACTGAATG GTCGTCCTGAAAAATTGCCTGATGTCTGTTACTCCTGGTGGGTGTTATCTTCGTTAAAGATTATTGGAAGACTGCATtggattgataaa gAAAAATTAGTTCGGTTTATCCTTGCATGTCAGGATGATGAAACTGGTGGTTTTTCTGACAGACCTGGTGATACa GTGGACCCATTCCATACACTGTTTGGTCTTGCTGGACTATCTCTGCTTGGTGATAAGTCTATCAAAGAAGTGAATCCAGTTTTTTGTATGCCCCAGGAGACTATTGACAAGCTTGGCATCAGACTGCAACTTCTCTCACTTTGA